Part of the Crossiella cryophila genome, CCCGCCATGCCGGCGTGCGCGGCCAGCCAGAAGTCGTGCAGGTCGACCAGCGCGGCGCGTAGTGGCTCCGCGGCCAGTTTCCGGTGCCCTGGCGCGGGCGCCAGCAGCAGCTGCCGCGCTCGCACCAGGTCCGCCGCGGTTGGCCCGACCGATTCGCTGACCCCTGCGCTCATGCTGTGCCCCGCCTTGCTCGCAAGACGCCGGATGTGGCGATCCCGTTGGGCGCCAACGGGACCGCCACATCCGGCCCTACCTACCTGTGGAACTGCTCAGATCGCGTCGGTGCCGCGTTCCCCGGTGCGCACCCGCACCACCGTGTCCACCGGGGTGACCCAGACCTTGCCGTCGCCGATCTTGCCGGTGCGGGCGGATTCGACGATCGCGTCGACCACCTTGTCCACCCCGGTGTCGTCGATGAGCACCTCGATCCGGACCTTGGGCACGAAGTCCACGGCGTACTCGGCGCCGCGGTAGACCTCGGTGTGCCCCTTCTGCCTGCCGTAGCCCTGCACCTCGCTGACGGTCATGCCGAGCACACCGAGCTGCTCCAGCGCGGCCTTCACGTCGTCGATGGTGAACGGCTTGACGATCGCGGTTACCAGCTTCATGCCTTGCTCTCCTCAAGACTCGCGGTGGTGGAGGTCCCCGCCGACTTGAAGGCGCCGCCGCGGCCGCCGAAGGTGGCGAACTCGTAGGCGCTCTCCGCGTGTTCGGCCTCGTCGATGCCCTGGACCTCGGCCTCCGGATCGACCCGGAAGCCGACGGTGACCTTGACCAGGAAGGCGATGAGCAAGGAGAGCACGAAGGAGTAGGCGAGCACCGCGAACGCGCCGACCGCCTGCTTGCCCAGCTGGTCGAAACCGCCGCCGTAGAACAGGCCGTTGACCTTGGCCGGGGCGGTCTCGGAGGCGAACAGGCCGATCAGCAGGGTGCCGGCCAGACCGCCGACCAGGTGCACGCCGACCACGTCGAGCGAGTCGTCGTAGCCCAGCTTGTACTTCAGGCTGACCGCCAGGGCGCAGAGCACACCGGCGATGGCGCCGACCGCGATCGCGCCCAGCGGGGTGACCGCGGAACAGGCCGGGGTGATGGCGACCAGACCGGCCACGATGCCCGAGGCCGCGCCAAGGGTGGTCGGCTTGCCGTCGCGGATGCGCTCGACCAGCAGCCAGCCCAGGGTGGCGGCCGCGGTGGCGACCAGGGTGTTGACGAAGGTGACCGCCGCGGTGGTGTTGGCAGCCAGCGCGGAACCCGCGTTGAAGCCGAACCAGCCGAACCACAGCAGACCCGCGCCGAGCACCACCAGCGGCAGGTTGTGCGGCTTCATCGGCTCCTTGGGCCAGCCGCGCCGCTTGCCCAGCACCAGCACCAGGGCCAGTGCCGCGGCACCGGCGTTGATGTGCACCGCGGTGCCGCCGGCGAAGTCGATCGCGGCCAGCTGGTTGGCGATCCAGCCGCCGGGGTCGATGACGTTGCCGTCCGCGTCCTTGCCGTCGAAGTCGAAGACCCAGTGCGCGACCGGGAAGTAGACCACCGTCACCCAGAGCGCGGTGAACAGCAGCCACGGCCCGAACCGGGCCCGGTCGGCCACGGCGCCGGAGATCAGCGCCACGGTGATGATCGCGAACATGGCCTGGAAGGCGACGAACGCCGTAGTGGGGATGGTGCCGGACAGCGACTCCGGACTCAGCAGGCCGTCAAGGCCGAAGAACTCGGTGGGATCGGCCAGCCAGCCGCCCGCCACGTCCTTGCCGAAGGTGAAGGAGTAGCCGAAGAGCACCCACAGCACGCCGACCACGGCCATGCTGCCGATGCTCATCATGAGCATGTTGAGCACGCTCTTCGCGCGCACCATGCCGCCGTAGAAGAACGCAAGCCCCGGCGTCATGAGCAGCACCAGAGCGGCGCTGATCAGCACCCAGGCGGTGTCGCCTTGATTCATTCTCGTTGTCCTCCCGTGCCTGCCACGTTGCACGGAAGGATCGAGATCCGGTGTTTCGTCCGGTTACGCCGGAGGTTTCACCGGCGTGAACTGTGCCGACGGTGTTGTTACGGCTGCGTTGCGCAGACCGTCCAACAGGACACCCAGATTGCGCCGCCACTGGTCCGGACGGGCGAGCAGGCCCATGGTGCGTTCGGCCGGGATGGCGGTGGCCAGCACGAAGAACACGTCGTGCGGGTCCAGGTCGGTGCGGATGGCGCCCGCGTCCTGGGTGCGCTGGATCAGGGCGGTGACCTCGTCACGGAGGCGGTCGAGTGGGCCGCCGAGGTTGAGGTCGCCGTCGCCGGCGAGCGCGGCGTGCAGGCCGCAGCTGGCCGCGCGCAGCTGCACGTAGGACTCGGCGAACCCGGCGAAGGCCAGCCACGGATCGGGTTCCCTGGCGGCCTCGGTGACCAGCTCGGCCATCGAGTCGATGGTGTCGATCAGGATCGCGCCGATCAGCTTCTCCACCGAGGGCACCCGGCGGTGCACGGTGCCGAGGCCGACCCCGGCCCGGTGCGCGATCTCCCTGGTGGTGACGCCGAGGCCCTGCTCGTCCAGGGCGGCGCGGGCGGCGGCCACCA contains:
- a CDS encoding P-II family nitrogen regulator, with product MKLVTAIVKPFTIDDVKAALEQLGVLGMTVSEVQGYGRQKGHTEVYRGAEYAVDFVPKVRIEVLIDDTGVDKVVDAIVESARTGKIGDGKVWVTPVDTVVRVRTGERGTDAI
- a CDS encoding ammonium transporter, whose protein sequence is MNQGDTAWVLISAALVLLMTPGLAFFYGGMVRAKSVLNMLMMSIGSMAVVGVLWVLFGYSFTFGKDVAGGWLADPTEFFGLDGLLSPESLSGTIPTTAFVAFQAMFAIITVALISGAVADRARFGPWLLFTALWVTVVYFPVAHWVFDFDGKDADGNVIDPGGWIANQLAAIDFAGGTAVHINAGAAALALVLVLGKRRGWPKEPMKPHNLPLVVLGAGLLWFGWFGFNAGSALAANTTAAVTFVNTLVATAAATLGWLLVERIRDGKPTTLGAASGIVAGLVAITPACSAVTPLGAIAVGAIAGVLCALAVSLKYKLGYDDSLDVVGVHLVGGLAGTLLIGLFASETAPAKVNGLFYGGGFDQLGKQAVGAFAVLAYSFVLSLLIAFLVKVTVGFRVDPEAEVQGIDEAEHAESAYEFATFGGRGGAFKSAGTSTTASLEESKA
- a CDS encoding TetR/AcrR family transcriptional regulator, with the protein product MSAVEQLLSTGAARADARRNVARLVAAARAALDEQGLGVTTREIAHRAGVGLGTVHRRVPSVEKLIGAILIDTIDSMAELVTEAAREPDPWLAFAGFAESYVQLRAASCGLHAALAGDGDLNLGGPLDRLRDEVTALIQRTQDAGAIRTDLDPHDVFFVLATAIPAERTMGLLARPDQWRRNLGVLLDGLRNAAVTTPSAQFTPVKPPA